In Edaphobacter dinghuensis, a genomic segment contains:
- the rimM gene encoding ribosome maturation factor RimM (Essential for efficient processing of 16S rRNA), with product MTANASSWIALAHLLRPQGRKGELLAELFTDFPERFKERTQVFLAAPGFDGEAAQARAAEVVAFWLPMGKNEGRIVLQFAGVDSITQAEALAGLEVLIPDNERVPLDEDAVYISELVGCTVYDGAIAVGTITDVHFPATADGSRRLEEAAPLLEVISPDGNEILIPFAKAFIVEVDTKEKRVNMTLPEGLVEVNQSQRSDQDAKARGESKQ from the coding sequence ATGACAGCAAATGCTTCTTCGTGGATCGCGCTGGCTCACCTGCTACGGCCTCAGGGCCGTAAGGGCGAGTTGCTCGCGGAGTTGTTCACCGACTTTCCTGAACGGTTCAAAGAACGAACTCAGGTCTTTCTGGCCGCTCCCGGTTTTGATGGCGAGGCTGCGCAGGCCCGCGCCGCAGAGGTCGTCGCGTTCTGGCTGCCGATGGGCAAGAACGAGGGACGCATTGTTCTGCAGTTTGCAGGGGTGGATTCAATTACCCAGGCAGAGGCGCTGGCTGGGCTCGAGGTTCTGATTCCGGACAACGAGCGTGTGCCTCTGGACGAGGACGCGGTCTATATCAGCGAATTAGTCGGCTGCACGGTGTACGACGGCGCGATAGCGGTGGGCACAATCACCGACGTTCACTTCCCTGCTACGGCGGACGGCTCTCGTCGGCTCGAGGAGGCTGCACCTCTGCTGGAGGTTATATCCCCCGATGGTAATGAGATCCTGATTCCCTTCGCGAAGGCCTTCATCGTTGAGGTGGATACTAAAGAGAAGCGAGTGAACATGACTCTGCCGGAGGGGCTGGTGGAAGTAAATCAGTCGCAGAGATCCGATCAGGATGCGAAGGCTCGCGGAGAGTCGAAGCAGTAG
- a CDS encoding KH domain-containing protein has translation MDEAMQLASGDDSAKKMSDLVAELARALVDKPEEVSVETIQDGDGTLLRLHVAQSDVGKVIGKQGRTARSIRTVLSAASMKLKRRFSLDIVEENRAS, from the coding sequence ATGGACGAAGCCATGCAATTGGCGTCAGGTGACGATTCTGCGAAAAAGATGAGCGACCTGGTCGCTGAACTTGCCCGCGCATTGGTGGATAAACCGGAAGAGGTCTCCGTAGAGACGATTCAGGACGGCGACGGGACGCTTCTGCGGCTGCATGTAGCACAGAGCGACGTAGGTAAGGTGATCGGAAAACAGGGCAGGACGGCGCGCTCGATACGCACCGTGCTGAGCGCAGCCAGCATGAAGCTGAAGCGTCGCTTTTCACTGGATATCGTGGAAGAGAACCGAGCATCGTGA
- the rpsP gene encoding 30S ribosomal protein S16, whose product MIRLARVGARKQPHYRVVVIEKDRARNGRSVEVVGTYNPRTNPATVDLKRDRIDFWVSKGAQLSDRVGKLLAQAPAATETASAA is encoded by the coding sequence ATGATCCGTTTGGCGCGCGTTGGAGCGCGTAAGCAGCCCCACTATCGCGTCGTTGTAATCGAAAAGGACCGTGCTCGCAATGGCCGGTCGGTTGAAGTCGTAGGCACGTACAATCCCCGCACAAATCCTGCGACCGTCGATCTGAAGCGCGACCGCATTGACTTCTGGGTCAGCAAGGGTGCGCAGCTCTCTGACCGCGTTGGCAAGCTGTTGGCTCAGGCCCCTGCTGCAACCGAGACAGCATCTGCCGCTTAA
- a CDS encoding esterase family protein — protein sequence MELLVFGHAGPPAIAFSTSCGRFFDFEDRGMVNAVRHKIEAGHLQLFCIDSVDAESWYNRTVVPRARLARHLRFEQYILEEVVPFVRYRNGCSSLNAIGCSFGGYHAVNIALRHPEIFTGTLSMGGALDPSGFLSGYYDQDCYLNLPTHYMPNISDAHYFYYYRRNSCILATGVDDVCREMNQQMAHILHTKEIPCRLDVWGDGAGHDWHTWQRMIDAYL from the coding sequence ATGGAACTTCTCGTCTTCGGACACGCCGGACCACCAGCCATCGCCTTTTCAACCTCTTGCGGTCGCTTCTTCGACTTCGAGGATCGCGGTATGGTCAATGCCGTCCGCCACAAGATCGAAGCTGGTCACCTGCAACTCTTTTGTATTGATTCAGTTGACGCCGAAAGCTGGTACAACCGCACCGTCGTTCCACGAGCCCGTCTCGCCCGCCACCTTCGCTTCGAGCAGTACATCCTCGAGGAAGTCGTTCCCTTCGTCCGTTACAGGAACGGCTGTTCCAGTCTCAACGCCATCGGGTGCAGCTTTGGCGGTTACCATGCGGTCAATATCGCCCTTCGACACCCGGAGATCTTCACCGGAACCCTCTCCATGGGGGGTGCGCTCGATCCCTCCGGCTTCCTCTCCGGCTACTACGACCAGGACTGCTACCTCAACCTGCCGACCCACTACATGCCGAACATCAGCGACGCCCATTATTTCTACTATTACCGTCGCAATAGCTGTATCCTCGCCACCGGCGTCGACGACGTCTGCCGCGAGATGAATCAGCAGATGGCCCACATCCTCCACACCAAGGAGATTCCCTGTCGTCTCGATGTCTGGGGCGACGGTGCCGGCCACGACTGGCACACCTGGCAACGCATGATCGATGCCTATCTATAA